The following is a genomic window from Candidatus Tanganyikabacteria bacterium.
GGAACAGATCACCGGGGATCTGCTGGATCGGACCGCGCGGTTTCCGAAGGCGGCGCGCTTCACGTTTGCGATCCGGATCGAGAACCTGGCCCTCGACATCCTGGAAGAACTGGTCGACGCCCGCTTCGCAGCGGGTCACGCCAAGGTTGCCGCCTTGCGCCGGGCCGATGGCCGGCTGGCCAGGTTGCGGATCCTCATCCGCCTGTCCCACGACAGGCGATTCCTCGATCACCGGGCCTACGAACACGTCGCCCGCGGCCTGGACGAGGCCGGGCGGATGCTGGGGGGCTGGCGCAAGCACGGTGCGGGCCAGGATGATACGACAGGCGCCTGAGCCGTCCTTTTCGCGCCTGGCGACCTTTGCCGCGCTCCGCGCCTCGGCCCTGGAAGCTGCCAGGGGCCACCGCCGGTCGGCGGAGGTCGCGGAATTCTTCCTCGATCTTGAGCCCCGCATCCTGGCCCTGGAGCGCGAACTCGTGGCAGGCACCTTCCGGCCCGCCCCGTACCGCACCTTCTTTATCCGCGAGCCCAAGCCGCGCACCATTTCCGCCGCCCGCTTCGGCGATCGGGTGGTCCACCACGCGGTGTGCCGCGAGATCGAACCGGTCCTGGAGGCCGTGGCGATCCCCT
Proteins encoded in this region:
- the avd gene encoding diversity-generating retroelement protein Avd, coding for MSEGPVLIGRWEQITGDLLDRTARFPKAARFTFAIRIENLALDILEELVDARFAAGHAKVAALRRADGRLARLRILIRLSHDRRFLDHRAYEHVARGLDEAGRMLGGWRKHGAGQDDTTGA